The sequence cagcataaagacattatcaatacgaggggcagttaaaattaactcatttgtttttccctcgaatattttacatccagagtcatcaaatataacttttctcccattgtcacataactgagctacgctgagtaagttatatttgagtccgctgactagggagactgactcaatagtaggattaccaccaatggttcctgaccctactatcttacccttcttgttgtctccaaaacttacacttcctcctcgtttacgcacaaacgtgatgaactgagttccATCAccggtcatatgcctcgagcatgcgctgtcaatgtaccacatctttgacttctcagcacacctcaggcttacctgcaatatagctagttgcttttaggtacccaattctttttgggtccttgcttgttaggttcaacaggtaaagcatcatatttcattttatgacgacatacttggacagtgtgtccattctttccacataagtcacagctgaccttccgtttagtatgtctcactgactggtcagcaccccagtgctgagcatgccagcacacctttgtggtgtgtcctttcttcccacagaagtcacactggacattccactgaggattccatctctgctgactagtacttcggtactcagttTTCAGAGGAATGATtctttattcggaaccttaagttggttctgaattgatgtgacatcctttctcagtttcttagaatctgattggacatCAGAGACacacttttgcataatttctacattactatgcaaagttgagttgtcctggagaagatatcgaaggtcactcagtttgacctcctcaaccttgtcacatcgcctgctgagtgctctaacctttttattacactttttgacaagtgtatagaggtcactcagggcattaaccatttcatctttgagcaagggtagtgatattacctcagttgagtgttcctcatcgttagatgcaatggaggggtcagcatgctcagaaacacatggctcagcaagttcgtcagccatgaaacaaatctttgctgactcagtggcatcagcttctgatgatgaagactcatcactgtcgctccaagttgccaccatCGCCTTCttgtgttctttctttctttcctcatcgtgggacaacttgacttgatatggccagtttgatgacattcaaagcatgtaataggctttgagatgtccttcttgtacttgttgtcactggactcagctttgtacttatcagacttcttataaggcttcttagaatatttgtcattctttctgaacagccttttcatctttttagtgaacatagccatttattcatcgtctgttgagctcccatcagtggagtcagctttcatgacaagagacttttgcttcttgtcttcagacttctccttcacctcgaagttcttcattgatatctcgtgggtcagcagcgagccaatgagtttatcatacttgtaggtggttaagtcttgagcttcctcaacagcagttttctttgcttgccagcttttaggaagactcctaagaatcttcttaacttgctcttcctcagtgaagatctttccaagtctcttgagctcgttgatgatgtttgtgaaccttgcgttcatgtcagagattccttcatcatcattcatttcaaacagctcgtacaacctcatgtgctggttgaccttggatttcttcaccttgttggttccttcataggtgacctcaagcttcttccaaatctcctgcgcttactcacaacctgaaatcttgttgtattctgcagcatctaaagcacagtgaagcatgtttatagccgaagcatgattttgtagcttcttgagatcatcctctgtccatttagtctcagctttgataaccgtttggccatcaacagtttcaacaggaataaatgggccttgaactatagatagccatgcactcatatttgttgcctgaatgaaatttttcattctattcttccaaaaggtatagttagacccgaagaatagaggaggccgagttatggacagaccctcaggcaaaatctgagttgtcagatttcctaggagaaaccgagtgatgttctcagccatagtggggatcagctcaaggtagttaaaccttgcacagtgagcttttaatctctgataccacttgttggtcccttataacgtgacaagttagttccaatggggggataggaactatttaaaattttgtccgttaaggctgacttcttttcttatgaaaaggtttacacagcgtcactaagtagatttaagacacaagcttagtcaacttgtgactaagtctgcttctttacttgagtaaggaaatagcacttagagtctattcctgaactcagcttcttagtaaacttaactcagcgtgagttctttacttagtcagttttcatagcaagcaatatatatataaaatgagtttaagggttagaaagatgttactcagcagacttatcctagttccgcctctccgcctacgtccagtccccggaactcgttccgagctttttgaattctctactgagctctttaaaggtagagcacgagaccttttacaaatagaagctgagtataacaagagtaccttcctctatacctctactcactcttaTATCTatgttgagtactataaccgagtactcagcctctcctttctattcttctagaaatgataaagtgtttgtcctaaacaacgattgctaagacactttagatgattggaaatcactctagacttttacacaataatatggaaattggtgtaaggtatttgctttgcttttctcacagaatcttcgagtatgaatttggtcagcgttttgactaattgaagttctgcatcgattgaagcaaatggatggcctttatatagtgacacttgaggcacctggtcatttcgaatttcgaaataaccgttggagggaaacggcttcctgtcgttgtcactctgggcgtgctcagcgtcgttggccaataggattcacgcatcttctgtatttgtcagtcttcggcagaatgtttcgacatttaaggaaaagtccacgagacagctttctacgccttctgaacttttcccaaagtagaaatactttgtctagaagttgaacatttcctgccgctgtccagactgctttgtcgtccaactcagcagcttctacttgaagcttttgccacgaaggcttctcgatccttctcttgctgagtcgtcgttttagttgatacggcttcgttttgaactcttgagccgaatggtcttgatgtgttgacttgggcttgacttccactttatgggcctttgggctttttaatctcaatgtcttatacacaattaaactcaacattgaacaaacacattagtgtaataaatcaaagcatttaaatttaatgtgttagaatatttttgtcattacttaaataattttgtcaaatcaaaatcatgtggaaagatgtttcaacatAACCATCTTCCCATCATTAGCTATTGCTCCTTCATACGCCACTTCCATCTCATCGAAATCCGAGGAATCATTATCATTTGTCTGCTATTGAATAGGGTCAACTGCAGGAGGTTTGTTTGGGTTAATTGGAGGAGAGGAGAGTTCACTCTCATTTGAAAGAGAAAACGGCGGCATCGGTTGCTCCTTCAAGGCTTTCGGTTCCGTATTATCCAAGGCAGGATTTTTGGAACTCTCGGCCCCTTCTATACGTTGCCAAATGTGGCGTCTAGGTGGCTCCTTCCTTGTTTCCTGTCATGCTATTGCTTTGCCTTTATCAATAGGTGCTTTGCTATCCGGCTGCCCTTTATCCTTCACTCTTCTACAATTGGCCATCACATGTCCCACAGAATTGTATTCCAAGCAAAAACCCGACAAGTTTTCATAAAATACTTGTGCCCAAACCATTAGATTATCAGTGTCAACTCTAATCTCCTTCTGCAAAGGCTTGGAAAGATCTATATCAATCAGGATCCTTGCAAAGTGACTGAACTCCCCGTCAATTGTGTTCTTGTCAAAACGGAGCGGCACTCCAATTACTCTTGCAATGTCAGCGATAATTTGTTTATCCCAGAATTCCCATGGGAGATTGTAAAGTCGAACCCAAATTTGCGCGCGCTCGTTGTTCTATGATTTACAGGATCGAATCATGGTTGCCACGGAGAGAGACGTAGAATTCCCGGCTTCAAAGCCAAAGCACCTTTGCTCCAAACAATATTCAAATCATCTGCAGTATTGAAAATTATATGGAAGAATCCTTTTCCCAGAGAAATCAATTTCCACTTCATATTCAATCCCCATATAGTATTGAGTTTCAGTTTAAGGTCAGGATGTTTCCAAGGTAAATCACCTTTAGCCAAGGTTATTCTGCCGATAACCGAATGTTTACAGGCTTCCACACGATTATCATAAAGCTGTTGTGAGATTTTGATTGCTTTAAACCCGCCAATGTCTTGAATAACAGGTGCGGAAGGGCAAGGGTGAACAGTTTCTGTGGTATTCGAGTCGGATTTCGAAGCATTAATAAAAGATTTTAGTGTCGTTTTGCGAGGGGCAGCAAAGGAAAAAAGAGCCGCGTGACCGACGGGCTCATCCATGGCTCCAACTTTTCTTCCATAAAAATTCCTCAATTGGAACTTTTTCAGAAGCATTGTTTAGCGTAGATAACTTGAGGAAGATTCATAGCACTGATGAGGAAGATTCAATCAATCCGATACTCATCGTTTGATAGTTCAAGTTTCTCCATATCCGCTTCCATTTTAGGCACTAaaaccaacaacaacaacaaaactaCACTTCTAATTCAAGCCTCACCAACCACCACGCACAGCAAAACCACAGCACAAAAACTACTAATGAAGAAGAGGCGAAATGGGAAAAAACCACACAgcagaaaacaacaacaaagaGACTCGTTCACCCCAAAGAAGAATCAACACAAATAAAACATAATTCACAACAATTCCCAAATCAAGATCCAAGAAACAACAGCAAACACAGAGCCCCTACAGAGGCGAACAACAACCAGTCTCAAAAGTAGCAGGAAGCTTCAAATCCGCGATATAAGCCACAAAGAAATCACCGGCAAATCACGAATTCGAACCTCGGAATAATCGGAACCAAGCAAGGGTAGAAAACTAACCAACGATTAATCTCACGAAATAAGGACTAGCACCCGAGATTCGCCACGACACCCTCTTACACCGGCGGTCGGAGAAGAGACGCTCTCACACCCTCGTCGGAATAGCGAAGGGAGTCGGAGAGAAGGCTGGCGGCGGAAGAATCGTCTCTCCCATATAGTAGAATAATTGatacaaaagaaaacaaatataCCGTAAAATACTcaaaagatagggataaaagtACCTCTATCAGGTTACTCAAGTAATATATAGTGTTATAAAAATCGGTTAAGTTGGCAACTAATCGATTTTTATAACACCGTCCGATTTTATATTACTGGTCGGCATAAGTCAGGAGTCTGATTTTCTTCCGCCTAGACGGTTCAAGTCGAATAAATCGGATTATTAGACGGAAAAAATCGGCTGAAACAGGTTAAAAtcggctcaatttataaattccaattaataaaaaataataaaagtaatTAGTATTAactaataactattttattatttatttaaaacaaatatttatatttatatttttatgttatataatatttattattattatttttagatagtataatttagacctaatgcttctccagctcccttaacttgtccaaattggtcattttaccccttaaACTCATCGtgtgtcctatttaccctcttaacttcATAAAGTGGgcatttctcacccccttaacttgtccaaattgatcattttacccctccctaacttatcgaatgtcctatttaccccttaacttcataaaagtggcatttctcacctcttatgatcatatttacccctttaactctataaaagtggtatttcttaccccttatagtgcaaaattaataggacttaataaaatgagtttgaaaatatatatttttaatatcaacttttttattttgttttagtttgataattatattgctCATTCGtgtgtttattacaataatattgtattacaataattagataatcaaaatttaactaaccAAAAAATTGAAAAGGGGAGGAATGAATAAAACATACAAATaataagaacattaatataaaaaagttaaaaacatTATAGGTaaggataaggtactaaaataggtctatggtttttggggaaatatcaatttaggttccacgtacaaaatagaaccaatataggtttaatgtttaaaaaatggtatcaatttaggtctcgatgacagattgtaaggggtgagaaataccacttttgtggagttaagggggtaaataggacattctgtGAGTTgggggtaaatggacaagttgagggggtaaataggatattcgatgagttggaggggtaaaatgaccaatttggacaagtgaAGGGGTTGAGAGAGCATTAGGcctataatttatattttaaatgtgtttatataatatttatttaatataaatctaaaacgtagaaaaatataaaaccGATTAATCCCAATTAATCTTCGGAGGTCTTGTTTGCCCGACTAGCGTATAACGACTTTTACAACACTGGTAATTGCCAATCATTTCATAtccaaatagaaaaataaatgacAAGAGAAACATCTGATTGATTAATTGGTTGGTAATCTAAGACAAATGAAACACACAGAAACGAATAAAATGTTGTACAATGAATATAAACCCAACATCTTCAATACAAATTAGAAAGAGAATATGAAAGAAGAAAGGTTGGACATCCTCTCATGTCTCCATTTCAACATTCTTGCTGGCTACCTGCATCCACACAATCTTATCTTCATTAGACAAATATCTTTTTCATTTATTGTACGGATACTACaactaaacttcaatttcatttaaTTAATCATTCTACTTTACAAATGAATCTTTTTATTCACTTTAATATAATAACGTATGCATGAAATGTACGAACAAACAAGATCCAAACACATGGCCAAAGTTAAGtacattttatataattataagaGAAAATCTAAgatcttacaaaaaaaaaaaaaaaaaagtaaaatttgaaatttgagTAGGAGTGGAGTAGGGACTTaactgaaagagatgaaattaaATAGAGCAAGTGAAACCAGGAGGGGGGCTCTTTCCACAGGTAAGTAGAAGTTGAAGAGCAAGTGGAACATAAACATTAAGATTAAGAAGCTTAAGCTTAAGAGTAGTGCACAAGCACACTGCAGCTTCAACCTCCAAAAGTCCTTGAAGTACTGGACAACATTGGTTAACCACTGGATCACCTAATCCCACGTGGACTAACCCACCTAGAAGATCAACACAAGCTCCCAATTTCAGTGTATCAATTGGGCACGTTTCGGAACCCTTCGAAGGGGGGCATGAACTTCCCTTGGTTGGTGGCTTTGTAACTGGAGGAACAACACCAGGGGGAAGAACGCCTGGAGGGAGAACACCGGGGGGAAGGACACCGGGGGGAAGAACACCAGGAGGGAGAACACCGGGAGGGAGAGTAACCGGGGGAACAACACCAGGAGGAATAACGCCTGGAGGAAGAACACCTGGGGGAAGAACACCAGGAGGGAGAGTAACTGGTGGTTTAACAACAGGAGGAATAACGCCGGGAGGAAGAACACCAGGAGGAAGAACTCCAGGAGGAAGAACACCAGGGGGTTTAACAATGGGAGGAA comes from Euphorbia lathyris chromosome 8, ddEupLath1.1, whole genome shotgun sequence and encodes:
- the LOC136204097 gene encoding 36.4 kDa proline-rich protein yields the protein MDSSKISALLLLSMLFISSAANPVLDCGSCGKPLPKPHPKPHKPKGPILPPIVKPPGVLPPGVLPPGVLPPGVIPPVVKPPVTLPPGVLPPGVLPPGVIPPGVVPPVTLPPGVLPPGVLPPGVLPPGVLPPGVLPPGVVPPVTKPPTKGSSCPPSKGSETCPIDTLKLGACVDLLGGLVHVGLGDPVVNQCCPVLQGLLEVEAAVCLCTTLKLKLLNLNVYVPLALQLLLTCGKSPPPGFTCSI